The Corvus cornix cornix isolate S_Up_H32 chromosome 15, ASM73873v5, whole genome shotgun sequence genome includes the window AGAGTGTGCCAGCCAGGCTCTGTCACCTGCCCTACCCGGGGCGGGCATCACTCCATCCCCAGCTGGCTCTTCAGGGCCCGCAGCTGGGCCGAGTGGATGTTGCTGCCGCCGCACACCACGACCACCACGGAAGCCAGCGGGGTCCGCAGCCGCCCCTCGCTCTGCAGCCGCTGCAGCCGCCCCGAGTAGAGCACGGCCAGGGCGGCCCCGCACGCTGGCTGCACCAGCATCCGCTCGTCGTCTgcggggagcagagcagggagacaTTGGCAGCGCCCGCGGAGTCAGAGTTCCCCCAGCACCCCGACTCCAGCGACCCCCAAGGTCCGGCGGTGTCCCTGTCACCCCCGCTCACCCAGGAACTGCTCCACAGCCCGCACGGCCTCCGTGTCCTGCACCACCTGCGAGATCACCTGGCACTCCTGGGCACACTCCAGCGCCCGCGCCGACACCGTCTTGGCTCCCAGGCACTTGGCCACGCTGGGACGGGAGGGGACAAGGCGGTCAAGGCGAGGACACCCCAGTGAGCCCTGCCAGCTCGCTGCACGCGTGGCTGCTCACCTGGTGATGTCGGGCAGGGTGACGAGGCGGCCGGCTTTGAGCGCCTCGTGGAAGCTGTGAGCTCCCTGGGTCTCAGCGGCGATGATGGGAACATCCTGCCAGCCCACCTGGTGCAGGCCGGCCACAACACCGGCCAGCAGCCCCCCGCCGCCCACCGCCATCACGATGGCACCTGGTTTGGCCTCCAGAGAGTCCTTCAGCTCCCGGACCAGGCTGGCGTGACCCTCCCTGCAGGGTGAGGGGGGCAGGAGGATGCAGCCTGGGGTCATCCCGGGCCAGCCTGGATCCcatcccagggatggggagcggGGGCAGGAGCTGAGTCCTGGCAGCACTCACCACACCAAGGGGTGGTCGAAGGGGTGGATGCTGACCCAGCCCTCTGTCTTAACCAGCTCCTGAGCTCTCCTGTTGGCATCATCCCACACCTGGGGGGAGCAATGGGGGTTCAGCAGGGCTCCATACAGCCCTCACAACCCAGGGATGGTCTCTGGtcactgcggggctgggggacacCAGAACGGGTGAGGGTTCCCAGGCTGACCCTGCTGTGATGCCGGGGTGCAGGGGATGCAGGAGGGGGACATTTTGGCATGGGGTTTGCCAAGCACTGATGAgcaggctgagctcagccccCTCTGGACCCCCCAGACGCCAGTTTTGGGGGTACCTTGCCGTAGACCTCGACTGTCGCCCCCAGTTCCTCCAGTTTGCACACGGGGGTGGGGCCGCTGCTGCTGGGGACCACCACGGTGatgggcagccccagcttcctGGCTGCGTACGCTGCTGCCAGCCCCGCGTTTCCCCCTGTGGAGAGTGAGGGGCCAGGCAGGGCTCGACCCCCTGGACATCCCCAGATTCCTCAGGAGTACCCCCCCGGCTCGGGATGGAGTTACCTGAGGAGCAGACGAAGTGGCGGCAGCCCTTCCTGGCAGCCtgaaaggcaggagagaaagagggaaggggaCGGCTGCGTCccccccctgtgccccccatgagggcaggagcagccccctGCACACACCATGCCCACACTCACATCCTGGCAGAGGTGCCCGATGCCCCGGATCTTGAAGGAGCCCGAGGGCTGGACGTTTTCCAGCTTCATGAAGACCTTGGTGCCCACGGCCTTGGAGAGGGGCAGGCTCTCCAGAACGGGCGAGACGACGTGAAAGGGCTTCTGGCCCCCGACTGGCTGGGCTGCCATGGCCTGACAACGGATGCTCTGCTGGGGAGAGGTGCTGGAGtcaccagctgctccccacGGGTCCCCCCCCTCAGCCCCGATGCCCATTGCGGGCTcggggcagagcagaggagctcctcgggagggacagggctgtccccagcttTCCCTCCCATCTCTAGGATGCAGCAGCACCGACGGGCTCTCCGTGGGAGATCCCCGGGACAGGCTGTGCCGCCCCCTCCTCCATCCCGCCGGTCCCCACACCCCCGGTGTCCCCAGGCGCCCCGTGCGAACCCTGTCCTGCAACCCAGGCGGGGATTACCTGGTGTCCCGTGGGACCCCACTGAGTGTCCTCACCCACCGCCGAGTCTGCGGGACACAAAAGGGACAGGTGACGTCGGAGAGGCCGTGCCGGTGTCCCCACGTCCCCGTGCTCAGCCACGCAGCTGGCCAAGGGGCAGGGGTCAGACAttgccccggccccgctgcttGCTCAGCGCTGGGTGGGTTTTACAGCCGCGGGGCTGGACTGGTGCCGAAGGCGCCCAGCCATGGCCGGGCACGCTGCAGGGTGACGCGGCGGGGACAAACACGTGTGGCCCCGCCAGCCAGATCCTGGCAGCTTTCACATGCCCGGGAGACGGGATGTGGGCTCCCAGGAgatgggggaagaggagaggcagctcCCAAATTACTTTGGGGACCCGCAAGGGTTTGCACTGGATATTATCAGGTCTGGCCAAAAACTCATACCAGCAGATTTTAGGATTTTGCCTCTGAACCCCTGGTGTAGCCAGGGCAGCCTGCACCCCCCAAATCCCCAGCCAAGACACCCCTCACTGCCTCCAAATGAGCCATCACATccctctgcccaccctgctAAGCCCCCACCCACGGCAGCCCTTGGATCCTCTCCAAGCTTCACATCTCAGGGAGGCTCAGCCCCTCCAGCTGGGGGAGACCCCCGAGATGAGGccccccccagctccagctggccGTGCCATGCTGGGCACCCTGTGGACGCAGGTCACCCCGTGGAGAGGGGCTGTCCCAAGTGACCCAGCCAGAGCCTGGCCCAGACCCACGGtccagcagcccccaggcaAAGCAGAGCCCCCTCCTTTCCTCTGGGACCCGTccttgtcacccagccctgGTGACACCCCCAGGGTAAAAGTCCTACCTCTGCTCTGAGGGGCTGGTTCCGTCCACAGCAGGCAAGGAGGAAGAAGGTGGGATTTGGAAGAAGGCCCAGCCCTGGCTCACAGCCCCGCAGCTGCAGAAGGTTCCTCTGTTCCTCTGGCCAagtgggagcagcctggaagcAGAGGGCACAAGGAGTCCCGAAGGGGGGACACTGCACTGGAACCAAACACTCCAAACTGGGTGCACTGAGAGCCCCAcactgtgcccagttctggcccagggccaggcagaCAGCAGTGAAACCAGAATACGGGATTTCGGTCCCCTGACCCAAACTGTGTTGCAAAATTCCCCAGAGCACCACTGCTGACAGGCACCgagcaggggcagagctctGGAGCAGACGAAGCTGGTGTTTGGTGGCAACAAAACATTGCTGCTTCCCACATCATCACTGGGCTCCCGGGtgaacagcacagagcacagcacctCTGCACAGAGTCACGCTGCTTTTGGGACACAGGGGACTGGAAAGGTGGGAATGAGGAGGAGCTCTTGAATGGGAGTACCGGGGGGGCACAGCTCCAGTCCCTCTGGGGGCCTTTGGAGcaccccccccccacccccaccccacagTAGGCAGAGAGAGGATGGGACGGTGGCAGGAGCTAAGAAAGAGATGCAAGAACCTCCCCCAGCTCACAGGGATGAGGCTGGAGACGCCCTTGGGGAGGACACCACATTTCAGCTCAGCCCTGGAGTGCTCCAGGGTCCCTTTCCACCCTGCACCCACCTCCCTGTCCCTCTTCTGCTCCCCTttggctccatccctgccctgagGAAGGCATGCCAGGCCGTCACCTGGTCACTTCCCTCAGCCAGGGTCACTGGGTGacactgtggcagcagctgggatgaTATTTAACAACATTCTgcttatttttccacttttaaggaaataaaaaaagggaatcaGCAACACTGTAGCATTTCCAGCATGCCCCGTTCCTCCTTGCTGCTCTCTCACCCAGTGGTGGTGATCTGTctggggaagctgaggcacGTGGACCCTAAAAGCAGCCCCCTCTTCCACAGTAACCCACACACCATGGAGACACCAGGGGACATGGGCTCTGCCACTCCCACCTTACCTGCAACCCATCCCAGCACAGTGGGGTATGGACACCCCACCTCCCCCAGggcacccagcccagcctctgtGGTGCCAGCACCCCAATAGCCCAGacctgctccctcccacccccccgcagcccccaggGAGCCCCAGCCCCGGTGGGAACCTGGCACCTTCAAAGCGCTGCCGAGCCACCGCTCATTAATCCCCCAGTAATGACCTCGTTATTCCTAACGAGGCAGAGCGGATCAAGGGAGCTGCCTAAGAGGATTTTGCACCGCGGGTTTTGGGGATGGGGACACACAGGTGccagaggaaaggaagacaaaaggCATGAGGATGGCCTCCCCCTCCTGGGGGGTGAGCGGTGGGGctcccccatcccagcagcagagaacCCTTCACAGCCTGCACCCCAAAAGACCCGGCCTCACTGGCCATACACCCTCCcaccagcagagaagcagatcGCCCTGTTAATGGGGAGGGGGCAAGACCGCTGCGAGAGCCCAACCCTAATCCAAGCCACCAAAGAATctcagcagagagcaaagcacagccaccagcacagagcacttTATTCGCCACAGCCAAACCAGTTCACGCCCCTCTTCTCCACCCTGAGGGCGAGCCCCAGCCTCCCAGGACCCCCCTTTTCTGGGAAGAGCCCCCCCAAACCAGGCATCAGCACCCAGGGAAAGGGCCTGGGATTGGAGagccccatggcagggaggggatACGCTGGGCTTGGCCCCTTGTGCAGCACAGCCGGGACCCTGAGAGGCAGAAAGAGCAGGGGGCTGGGTGTATGACAGAGCTGAGACCCGCCCACACCCAGCTGCCCCCACAGAGGGATCCCCCACAGGACAGACGCCCACGGACGGACAGACAGGACCAGCCCGGCAGTGCCTGCTCAGTCCCAGTGGACCTTGACTGGGGGGAAGGTCCAGAGGTCGGGGTGGCCCatgtggagcagggagctgcagggggacGCGCTCCAGCGGAAGGGGGGCACGTCGTCCCAGGCGGGGCCGCTGACCGCCACCAGCCCGAAGGTGGGGACCATGGCCGAGGAGGTGACCTGGAGATGGGGACACAAAGCAGGGCAGCGAGTCAGCACCAGGAACGGGCTGCACAGCCcgggagagctgctggggggTGCACCCCCAGGGAGGAGAcccccagggctgcctggctcCCACACCTTCATGTCGATGCCGCCGTGGCAGCGCTGGcgcagggcagggaaggggtaGGTGCCGTTGGAAGGGTTGAGGTCGGAGCGGGCGGAGATGGCATTCTCAGCATTCTGGGGGGGGTCACAGCCCCTGCACCACGACAGCGGGTCCTGCAGGTAGTTGTTGGACCTGCAGAAGGGCCAGGAGAGAGCCACGGTGAAGACATGGGAAAAATCTATGGATCACAGAAAATTCCTTGGTGGAACAGGCGGGTTTGGGGGTCCCCAGCACGCACCGCATCAGGCGGATCATGGAGTCAAGGTCGTGGACCAGCGTCTGGTTCCGGCGGAAGATCTGGGCACGCGGGTTCTTGTCGTAGGTGAACCAGTCCCCGTATTTCCTCACCAGCTCCAGGTTCCCGCTGGCGTTGAAGATCTCCTCAAAGTAC containing:
- the SDSL gene encoding serine dehydratase-like, producing MAAQPVGGQKPFHVVSPVLESLPLSKAVGTKVFMKLENVQPSGSFKIRGIGHLCQDAARKGCRHFVCSSGGNAGLAAAYAARKLGLPITVVVPSSSGPTPVCKLEELGATVEVYGKVWDDANRRAQELVKTEGWVSIHPFDHPLVWEGHASLVRELKDSLEAKPGAIVMAVGGGGLLAGVVAGLHQVGWQDVPIIAAETQGAHSFHEALKAGRLVTLPDITSVAKCLGAKTVSARALECAQECQVISQVVQDTEAVRAVEQFLDDERMLVQPACGAALAVLYSGRLQRLQSEGRLRTPLASVVVVVCGGSNIHSAQLRALKSQLGME